The genomic DNA CAGTTGTGCCCCTCATTGGTGAGAGCCTGCTGGACATGCTTGGCTTGCGTCCCTTTTCCGGACCCGTCGATCCCTTCGATGACGAGAATGGGAGCAAGGTCAGGACTCGATTGGTTGTGGCTGGACATCTATTCTTTTAACTCAGCGATAGCGTTCTCAGCATCGGGTGTGATGGAGAAGTATTCCAGAAGGTGGCTCGTTCCGAGGATTTCTCTGACTGTTGTCTGAAGCCCGCACAAGACAATGCGGCTTCCAGTCCGAATCGACTTGCGGTGTAGAGAAATCAACTTTCCAATAGCGGAACTTGTCAGGTATTTAACTGCTGAGAGGTCACAAATCATTTTTCTCCCTGATTCCTCACCGAGGACTCGCGTCAATTCCTGATCGAGTTGCTCGAGGTTTTCATCGTCGGTCAATTGTTCTCGCGTTATCGTTACGAGAGCAATTTCACCTTCATGACGAAGAAGGAAGAAACTGAAGTGTGGCTCGCTATCAGTCATCGTTTTGCCTGCATGTGTGTTTTGGTCGCCTTTTCGCCGTAGCAGTGAACGAATGTGCCGATGTCCATTTTCGTACCCGGGACTTCGACAGGAATATAGTGGCGATCCGTCCCCTTCACCCAACCGGGGGATTCTGTGATTTCGCGCTCGATCATTACCTCAAGAGGTTTCTCAAGGTGTTGTTGATAATAATCAAGTGCCAACTCTCGATCTAGAACCGACAGGGTGTCACATCGGGACTTTTTGATTTTTGGGTCAACCTGATCAGGGTACTCGGCTGCGGGCGTCCCTTTGCGAGTGCTGAACGGGAAAACG from Thalassoglobus polymorphus includes the following:
- a CDS encoding STAS domain-containing protein; translated protein: MTDSEPHFSFFLLRHEGEIALVTITREQLTDDENLEQLDQELTRVLGEESGRKMICDLSAVKYLTSSAIGKLISLHRKSIRTGSRIVLCGLQTTVREILGTSHLLEYFSITPDAENAIAELKE